The Lasioglossum baleicum chromosome 7, iyLasBale1, whole genome shotgun sequence genomic sequence CTACGGCCGGGCGGACGAGACAAGAGGTTACGCTGAACGAGTTCGTATCCTGCAAATTGTTTGTTATCCTTCATTTGAGTCTGTGCGTTATGGCAGTATCTTTTTACAGTTGATATCGGAAGCGTTGCGTCATGGACCTGAACACAAGGAGACGATGGAGATGGCAAACTTTTGGGTATTAGAAAAACAACTTGTTCATAAACTTTTTAAGGTACTAGTACCAAGATTTCAGAACTATACAACTTGCTATACGAAACTTCATAGAGCACCAACCATTTACCCTGGAAACCCTTATAAGCGTGCTGTATTGGAATTAAGAGGTATGCTTTTGACAATATTCATACAATGATGTGTTTCTTGTAATATTAACGTAAACAATTCATTTTAGGAAACGTGTATCCTGGTGTCGAACAATACGATCCGCATCAGTCTATGTCGCTCCAAAATATATTACTCGATGCGGCCAGAAAGGAATTTCAAATGGAAAAGTATAAAGAAATTGCAGCTAATATAAATGTGTAAACTTTTATTATCTAaccataaaaaaatacaaaattttaatatagGATGTTCATTGTACTTTGTCAATTCGATTTAAAAACATGCATCGGGTAATGTTCTTGAAACTCGGCAACATGGTTTTCCATGGAACGTAATTGCTTTCTAAAAGTAAAAAGATACATTGGCAACTTGTAATAGTTTCAAGACAGACTTACTATAGCATGTATCAAAATTGATAGCGCTAAATATAATCTTTTTAAAGAAAACTAAGAAACATACTCGACATGCTTGGGCATCGTGCGATATATATCTGTGAATAACTCTTTCCAACAAGGTTTCAGTTCTTTCTCTGCATCTGTAAACGCGCGTAAAactgattcttttatggaatcGTATGTCTGTTCTTCTCGTTGTTCGCACCAAAGGTTCATCGATTCTAAATAGTTTCGAAATCTTGTTATCGGTGAATTGCAATTCCATCGAGTTATTTCATTGGTCGATCGGTACGCGCTGCTATCGTCGGAAGTACTGTGATCACCTATTCTAAAACGTACAAAGAAGAATACGCAAATCGTATGAAATATCGTAAGGCTGCCacaattgaataaaaaaaattagtggTTTTGTACCGATAAGTCATAGCTTCGATTAAAACAGGTTTTCTTTTTTCGACGCAGTATCGACGAGCAGCTTTCATTGCGCTGTACATAGCAAGAATATCGTTGCCGTCTACGCGAATTGTTCGTATTCCGTAGGCTGGGCCTCTAGCAGCGATACCATCTCCGCTAAATTGTTCCAGCGAACTTGTAGAAATGGCGTAACCGTTGTTTCGACTTGAAATATTAAAAGGACACTATAAATAGCATTGTTCGAAAGATTGAGATTGAAAGATTTCTGTTGGTTTTCGATACGATATTCGATAGACTGATCCATTCTTTACTAGCCGTAAATACTCGTTATTCGTCGATGTTTATACATCGATCGATAAGAAATTACCAGATAAAAATAATTGGACATTCCAAAGTTGCAGCAAAATTGAAAGCTGCATGAGCATCTCCTTCGCTAGCTGCACCTTCGCCAAAG encodes the following:
- the Mrpl17 gene encoding mitochondrial ribosomal protein L17, with the translated sequence MNQANVEKLVSRLRYNVGSKPRRMRNPQGPEGRLGKIQKTLTALVKYERIELNYGRADETRGYAERLISEALRHGPEHKETMEMANFWVLEKQLVHKLFKVLVPRFQNYTTCYTKLHRAPTIYPGNPYKRAVLELRGNVYPGVEQYDPHQSMSLQNILLDAARKEFQMEKYKEIAANINV